The sequence TTCAGTACGAGTAAGCAGCAAAGCGCCGAGCCTGCCTTGACACACACAGCTCGAGGTCAAGTGCCCAACATTTGCCATTACTCTGACATCACGCAAAGCCGTCATTATTTCCCTCTACAGTAGGTGACAGTCGCAGGGTGGTCCGATAGCATTTGCCTAGACACGGACTGCGTTAGACGCAAATTGAATCGCTTTTCGCCCAGGATCATGACCTTTTGTATGTACATAGTAACTATTGATTGccacgcctttttttttttttttttttttttttcccatcctTTCATCGCCGGAATGACAGGTTCTCCTCCGCCGATGCCAGGTCGCATCCATGGATAAAATCGTTGAGAATTATGCCCGCCTGCCTCTCtagtctcttctcttctcttcccttaCTCTTTTCTCATAGCCGGGGTCCAAATCGGGGCGGCTATATTGGCTGCATGACCGACGGCAGAAAAGCCGCTTCAGACCCTCTTTATCATCATCTTTTGCAAACTGGCCTTGTCAAAGAGAGGCAGCTACTTGTTATTAacaagcctctctctctctctgtcttttttttgttcccttctttccacctctggcttttcctttcttttcccccgcTTTAGCTAAAAGAGTTGCAACACCCCCCCGTTTGTTTCGCCGATGAAACCACTTTCTTGCTAAATTTAGCTGCATTGATTGATATGTCATGATGGGGTGTTTGGACTGGTGAAACGTCGCAAAAGCCCATCTTAACCTTTTAGCCCTGTACCGTGGTATCATCCTAAATGCATGTAATTAACACTCCATACATCCCCGAGCTATGCCACCAGCCAATGGCTATGCGCGGCAGTTTTAATATATCCAGACTTGTGGACACACGACCAAGTTGCCAATCTGAACAATTGCTGACCAAGTCGCATTGAAAGCTGTTGTAATTGTCCATCTATGCTATGCTATACGGACGTTTCATGCTTATCTCCCAATGAAATTCTATCTTGTTTTCTACAATATTCCTTTCTTGAAAGATCAAATGAGTAAGaggagcaaaaagaaagacatcTCGTTCTTGTTCgtggtattttttttttttaaaaaaaaagtccgtATTCTAAAACATAACCGATGTAAATGCCAATTATTCCCACCATCGCCTTTTAAATAACATTAATTcccatcttccatcttcgtAGATATATTCTCCAACCcgttcttcctcttttcttcactCTCACAACACATAATTTGCCTCTCTCATCGCCTTCGATGTCCCCGTCATCATAAACGACGCAGCCGCATGCTTCGGAAACGTTACCTTTGCCGTCTCCCACCCCGTCGTATTAGACAGACTCTCCCCTTCAATCAGCGGTTCACAGTCCTCGTCTATCTTGTCACTTCCTTCTTCTAGTTTCCAAACCGCGGCGTCGCTCGTCTTATGGGCTGCACGGCTGCTACAGCACATGGTGAGCCACCTTTTGATGGACTGCATCATGTCTGAACGCCACGTTGTGGGAGGCCTGTGGGTGTaaaaggggagaggggggAACTTTTCCGGTTCTGAAGTGACTTGGATGCCTTTCGAATGGGGCATTTTATCTGTGGTTGGATGGATCAATATCTTAAAAAGAGTGTCTTTCTAAAGTGGATGATAATGATAAGTGTCTTTGACAAGTGAGTAACGATGAATAAGGGGATACAACGGATGTACTGTGTCTCCTACAAATTAAGGAAACAGAATAAAAAGACCTTTGTTCGCTCGACATgaggttatatataaaggaatCACAGCCTTGTTGACATTCCCCTATTTACCTACTCAATAGCGCCATACATCAATTGGCATGCATTCCACAGACTTCCTAGGCGACCACCTCATTTCGCTTTGAAAAGTCTCACACGAGTGGGCCTTGTTCGTATCTGAGCGCAAGGGAGGCACGCAAAAGCATGTGAGGAATAGCGAGCTTTTGGTCTTGGGTTAATTGATGTCTCACACATGTGATAAAGCCTCCATACCGTGTGATGTGGCGAACCTGAGTGACGTATCACTCCGCGGTCAAGTTCTAAAGGGAGGCGTATGATAGACCTTGCATCATCTCTATGAGGGCGTCACTCCTGGGCTTATgttagcagcggcagcagttgtagtagtagtagtagtagtagttcgGAATCCGTAGTTGCACATCGCATGGTCAATTACTCTCTATCCTAGGAACAACAATCTTAATCATACTCTTCTGCTtcaacatcatcttcatcaccgTCATCATGCGTGGCGAACGGAACAAAGCGAAAGTCCAAAAAGctccttttccctccttcCACATCCACCATAAATTGCAAGCTCAGGACGCCCTGACTGTCCCCTCGAAGACTGACTTTGCTCGCAATACGCATTGCCTCGCTGGCATGTCTGATAAAGTCAAACTTGTACGCTTGTGACCAGCGGTCGTTGATGCTGAACGTTTCAAGGAGATCCTTTCCTCGTGCAAAGTCCACGCTGGAGCTGCCTATATCTCCTGCACAGGATAGGGTCAAGAACGGTGAAGTCTTAGTGGCCGTTATAGTCAACTTGACGGGTCCCGCGGGTATGATTTCGGCGATGCAGTCAAACAAGGTGCGAGATGACATGATGATTTTGAACGTCAGGTCGTTACGATCAAAAGGGATGTCTTCTGGCATTTCGGGAAGGTAGGTTGTCAGGCCTGCGGTGGTCTTGGTGCCGGACTCTTCGAGGATGATTTTGAAAGGATCGCCCTCTTCCGCATATAACAAAGTGCAAGTTCCAGCTATGCCAAGAGTGTGGTTGCTAAACGCATTTGGCCTGTAATTGCGAATGTTACTTCGGTATGGGTCTTGGTCGGCCTTTTGAGCCCGAGCGGCCACATCCACCGATCCAAAGATTTGCAGTACTTCAAGAAATGTCGACAGTGGGATTTGGAAATTAGGATAATCAGGagtctcgccatcttccgaAGGGGGGAAGTTCACAGTGTATGCAGAAAACAGAGCCTTGTCTAAAAATGCAACCCCTATACTCCCTGTTAGTATTGCCAGCTACACTCTCAAAGACGCAGCCATCGCACCTTGCATGACCCGTGAATTGTCGGCCGCAAATCGGATCCCATCTTCGGTAATCTGGACGTGAACCCTTTGTGCAAAGTCTATACAACGAAGGAGTTGATAGAGCGGCCGCGGAGAC comes from Trichoderma asperellum chromosome 3, complete sequence and encodes:
- a CDS encoding uncharacterized protein (EggNog:ENOG41), with product MPHSKGIQVTSEPEKFPPLPFYTHRPPTTWRSDMMQSIKRWLTMCCSSRAAHKTSDAAVWKLEEGSDKIDEDCEPLIEGESLSNTTGWETAKVTFPKHAAASFMMTGTSKAMREANYVL
- a CDS encoding uncharacterized protein (BUSCO:EOG092D3NFG), producing MATEVKPLFRAVSTSPRPLYQLLRCIDFAQRVHVQITEDGIRFAADNSRVMQGVAFLDKALFSAYTVNFPPSEDGETPDYPNFQIPLSTFLEVLQIFGSVDVAARAQKADQDPYRSNIRNYRPNAFSNHTLGIAGTCTLLYAEEGDPFKIILEESGTKTTAGLTTYLPEMPEDIPFDRNDLTFKIIMSSRTLFDCIAEIIPAGPVKLTITATKTSPFLTLSCAGDIGSSSVDFARGKDLLETFSINDRWSQAYKFDFIRHASEAMRIASKVSLRGDSQGVLSLQFMVDVEGGKRSFLDFRFVPFATHDDGDEDDVEAEEYD